A portion of the Halogeometricum sp. S1BR25-6 genome contains these proteins:
- a CDS encoding lipopolysaccharide biosynthesis protein: protein MPNIIDRLRNAFVRLKQVLTPGGTLKERAITGGIWATALNVSGRVFQLLTAILLARLLTPEAFGIVAIGMLVIIGLERFSKLGLDEALIYNQESNVDPYLDTAWIMNAVRGAVLAGLLYLSAPFIGRFYSESVVVDILPVMALGPLVLGLRNPAILYFRKDLVFHKEFVYDVGGEAAYFIAAFAYALWSPTAWALVFGYLARNVIRTLLSYVLHGYRPGPRFDVERAREMFDYGKWITGASITNYIRNEGDDHFVGWLLAASSLGFYQMAYRLSNAPATEVTHVISTVSFPAYSEIQGDLDRLRPAFYKTVRISSFLAAPMAIGIAMVAPTFVEAVLGEQWMPMVVPMQILAVYGMIRGFVSAYGSVWQATGHPDYLVKLQLVAIVFMAIPIYPATVAYGLTGTAFVITAVYAVIMFPLDTYLAAKSVEADFKRLLLEFVYPLPAAAFMGATVYWTRQVVTSVPAFVELIVLVLVGVITYTVAVVALDSRINWNILHDIKDIRDMI from the coding sequence ATGCCGAACATCATCGACCGGCTGCGAAACGCGTTCGTCCGGCTCAAGCAGGTACTCACGCCCGGCGGGACGCTCAAAGAACGGGCCATCACCGGTGGAATCTGGGCGACCGCGCTCAACGTCTCAGGGAGGGTCTTCCAGCTCCTGACAGCGATTCTGCTCGCCCGGCTTCTCACGCCGGAAGCGTTCGGTATCGTCGCCATCGGGATGTTGGTCATCATCGGTCTCGAACGCTTCTCGAAACTCGGCCTCGACGAGGCGCTCATCTACAACCAGGAGTCGAACGTCGACCCGTACCTCGACACCGCCTGGATAATGAACGCGGTTCGGGGCGCCGTCCTCGCGGGGCTGCTCTACCTCAGCGCCCCCTTCATCGGCCGCTTCTACAGCGAATCGGTCGTCGTGGATATCCTCCCGGTGATGGCGCTCGGACCGCTCGTCCTCGGGCTTCGGAACCCGGCGATACTCTACTTCCGGAAGGACCTGGTCTTCCACAAGGAGTTCGTGTACGACGTGGGCGGGGAGGCGGCGTACTTCATCGCCGCGTTCGCGTACGCCCTCTGGAGTCCGACGGCGTGGGCGCTCGTCTTCGGCTACCTCGCTCGGAACGTCATTCGGACGCTCTTGTCCTACGTCCTCCACGGCTACCGGCCGGGGCCGCGCTTCGACGTCGAACGCGCCCGCGAGATGTTCGACTACGGGAAGTGGATCACGGGCGCGAGCATCACCAACTACATCCGGAACGAGGGGGACGACCACTTCGTCGGCTGGCTCCTCGCAGCGAGTTCGCTCGGGTTCTACCAGATGGCCTACCGGCTCTCCAACGCGCCCGCGACGGAGGTGACGCACGTCATCTCGACGGTCTCCTTCCCGGCCTACTCGGAGATACAGGGCGACTTAGACCGGCTCAGACCGGCGTTCTACAAGACGGTGCGCATCTCCTCGTTCCTGGCCGCGCCGATGGCCATCGGTATCGCCATGGTCGCGCCGACGTTCGTCGAAGCCGTCCTCGGCGAGCAGTGGATGCCGATGGTCGTTCCGATGCAGATTCTCGCCGTCTACGGGATGATACGCGGGTTCGTCTCCGCGTACGGGTCGGTCTGGCAGGCGACCGGCCACCCCGACTACCTGGTGAAGCTCCAACTCGTCGCCATCGTCTTCATGGCGATTCCCATCTACCCGGCGACGGTGGCGTACGGTCTCACCGGTACCGCGTTCGTCATCACCGCGGTCTACGCGGTGATCATGTTCCCCCTCGACACCTACCTGGCGGCGAAGTCCGTCGAGGCCGACTTCAAACGGCTGCTGCTGGAGTTCGTCTACCCCCTGCCCGCGGCGGCGTTCATGGGTGCCACCGTCTACTGGACCCGACAGGTCGTGACGTCGGTTCCGGCGTTCGTCGAACTGATCGTCCTCGTCCTCGTCGGCGTGATAACGTACACCGTGGCCGTCGTGGCGCTCGACTCGCGCATCAACTGGAACATCCTCCACGACATCAAAGACATCCGCGACATGATCTGA